The following proteins are encoded in a genomic region of Paenibacillus sp. FSL R7-0273:
- the fliE gene encoding flagellar hook-basal body complex protein FliE → MIQNLMIGTQTVQPLAMKSATAQTGEAAGSGQSFGTFLEDALNQVAAQEQQAKDMNNKFILGEVNIDEAMISSQQALLSLQLTTQVRNKVIEAYQEIMRTQI, encoded by the coding sequence TTGATACAGAACCTTATGATTGGAACACAGACTGTCCAGCCCCTTGCCATGAAATCCGCAACAGCACAGACGGGTGAAGCGGCCGGTTCCGGTCAAAGCTTTGGAACATTTCTGGAAGACGCTTTGAATCAGGTGGCTGCCCAGGAGCAGCAGGCAAAGGACATGAATAACAAATTTATTCTGGGAGAAGTCAATATCGATGAAGCGATGATTTCTTCACAACAGGCATTACTGAGTTTGCAGCTGACTACACAAGTCCGGAACAAAGTGATTGAAGCCTATCAGGAAATTATGAGAACTCAGATCTAA
- the dprA gene encoding DNA-processing protein DprA produces the protein MDTRDLLFGLNEVEGIGWKSIDKIRRAGLLSDRAFGCHAEEWQQVGLSAKMSQRLTEEFDAGWVERRRLLMEESGAAMVTILDEEYPPMLKEAAEPPWVLYYRGSLKLASQPAVAMVGTRVPTAYGRKIGEILAEQLCRAGFAVVSGLARGIDSVCHEAALASGGRTIAVVATGLDTVYPPENRELEREISRKGLVLSEYPLGTKSHPGLFPQRNRIIAGLTLGTVVVEADSRSGSLITADAALEAGRDVFAVPGPVTSPKSRGALDLIKQGAKLVTCAEDIIEEYIAFLPANTEKAGENRCQDTCSDDRLTEKKLTSEESHLYHILHQGPFTLDELLSRTSWDFGHLHSVLLSLIIKKAVTQLPGAIYKVI, from the coding sequence ATGGACACACGTGATTTGTTATTCGGGCTGAATGAAGTGGAGGGGATTGGCTGGAAAAGCATCGACAAAATCCGCCGGGCGGGACTTTTGTCGGATCGTGCGTTTGGTTGCCATGCGGAAGAGTGGCAGCAGGTCGGATTAAGCGCGAAAATGTCACAGCGGCTAACCGAAGAATTTGACGCCGGATGGGTCGAAAGGCGCCGTCTTTTAATGGAAGAAAGCGGCGCGGCGATGGTTACCATTCTAGATGAGGAATATCCTCCTATGCTGAAAGAAGCGGCTGAGCCGCCATGGGTGCTGTATTACCGCGGTTCTCTGAAGCTTGCGTCACAGCCTGCGGTCGCCATGGTGGGGACACGGGTGCCGACAGCCTATGGGCGTAAAATCGGGGAAATACTTGCGGAGCAGCTCTGCCGTGCCGGCTTTGCTGTGGTCAGCGGACTGGCCCGCGGCATCGACAGCGTCTGCCATGAGGCTGCTCTGGCCAGCGGCGGGAGAACGATTGCAGTGGTTGCTACAGGGCTCGACACTGTCTATCCGCCTGAGAACCGTGAGCTGGAGCGGGAAATTTCACGCAAAGGTCTTGTCCTGAGCGAATATCCGCTGGGCACCAAAAGCCATCCGGGACTGTTTCCGCAGCGAAACCGGATTATTGCCGGACTGACGCTCGGGACGGTGGTTGTCGAGGCGGATTCCCGCAGCGGCTCGCTCATAACCGCCGATGCAGCCCTTGAGGCCGGAAGGGACGTGTTTGCCGTTCCCGGACCGGTTACCTCCCCGAAGAGCAGAGGCGCGCTGGATCTGATCAAGCAAGGGGCAAAGCTAGTAACCTGTGCTGAAGATATTATTGAGGAATACATAGCTTTTTTACCGGCAAATACAGAAAAAGCGGGAGAAAACAGATGCCAGGATACCTGTTCTGATGACAGGCTCACCGAAAAGAAATTGACAAGTGAGGAGTCTCACCTATACCATATACTGCATCAAGGCCCGTTTACACTGGATGAGCTGCTCTCCAGAACAAGCTGGGATTTTGGACATTTGCATTCAGTTCTGTTATCTTTAATCATAAAAAAAGCGGTAACACAATTGCCGGGTGCAATTTATAAGGTAATTTAA
- the sucD gene encoding succinate--CoA ligase subunit alpha: protein MSILVDKNTKVITQGITGSTGLFHTKGALDYGTQMVGGVTPGKGGTSVTITLENGSEVSLPVFDTVVQAKAATGATASVIYVPPAFAADSIMEAVDAGLELVICITEGIPVLDMVKVSRYMEGKSTVLIGPNCPGVITPGECKIGIMPGYIHTPGYVGVVSRSGTLTYEAVHQLTERGIGQSSAVGIGGDPVKGSEFIDILKLFNEDPGTKAVIMIGEIGGTAEEEAALWIKENMTKPVVGFIGGVTAPPGKRMGHAGAIISGGKGTASEKIAVLESCGIRVAPTPAEMGSTLVSVLEERGILNAFTTH from the coding sequence ATGAGCATTCTTGTAGATAAAAATACGAAAGTGATCACACAGGGAATCACCGGCTCGACAGGCCTGTTCCATACCAAAGGTGCACTGGATTACGGGACCCAGATGGTAGGAGGAGTAACTCCGGGCAAAGGCGGAACCTCTGTTACTATTACTCTGGAAAACGGGAGCGAGGTAAGCCTGCCGGTATTCGATACTGTTGTCCAGGCCAAGGCTGCAACCGGTGCGACAGCCAGTGTGATTTATGTGCCGCCGGCTTTTGCTGCGGATTCCATCATGGAAGCGGTTGATGCCGGGCTGGAGCTCGTTATCTGCATTACCGAAGGCATTCCGGTGCTGGATATGGTCAAGGTATCGCGTTATATGGAAGGAAAGTCCACCGTGCTTATCGGACCTAACTGTCCGGGGGTTATTACTCCGGGAGAGTGTAAAATCGGCATCATGCCGGGCTATATCCATACCCCCGGGTATGTAGGCGTAGTCTCCCGCAGTGGAACCCTTACCTATGAAGCGGTGCACCAGCTGACTGAACGCGGGATCGGGCAGTCCTCGGCTGTCGGAATCGGCGGCGATCCGGTTAAAGGCTCGGAGTTTATTGATATTCTGAAGCTGTTTAATGAAGATCCCGGCACAAAGGCAGTCATTATGATCGGCGAGATCGGCGGAACGGCAGAGGAAGAGGCTGCGCTGTGGATCAAAGAGAACATGACGAAGCCTGTGGTCGGATTTATCGGCGGGGTTACGGCACCTCCGGGCAAACGGATGGGCCATGCCGGAGCGATTATTTCCGGGGGCAAGGGCACTGCCAGCGAAAAAATCGCTGTGCTTGAGTCCTGCGGAATCAGGGTCGCGCCAACTCCGGCCGAAATGGGATCAACGCTGGTGAGTGTGCTGGAGGAGCGCGGTATTTTGAACGCTTTTACCACGCATTAA
- the topA gene encoding type I DNA topoisomerase, with product MADTLVIVESPAKAKTIGKYLGSKYIVKASMGHIRDLPKSQIGVEVENDFSPKYITIRGKGSILKELKDARKKVKKVYLAADPDREGEAIAWHLAHALDLDNTEECRVVFNEITKQAVKDAFKTPRKINMDLVNAQQARRILDRLVGYKISPLLWKKVKKGLSAGRVQSVAVKIIMDRENEISAFVPTEYWSITAKLGIKGTDFEAKFHKLNGAKKELGKESDVQEVLEVIKNADFRVAEVKEKERQRHPSAPFTTSSLQQEAARKLGFRAAKTMSVAQQLYEGVELGKEGTVGLITYMRTDSTRISTTAQDEAKELILGKYGEKFIPETPRQYSKKAAGAQDAHEAIRPTSALREPELVKEYMSRDQFRLYKLIWERFVSSQMSSALLDTLSVDITAGTAIFRAVGSKVSFPGFMKVYVEGNDDGTTDEEKFLPPLKAGDELDKQAIEPKQHFTQPPPRYTEARLVKTMEELGIGRPSTYAPTLETIQKRGYVAIEEKKFMPTELGELIIEQMEQFFPEILDVEFTAHMEGDLDHVEEGAEDWVRVLAGFYESFEKRLEFAEEEMKEIEIEDEVSDELCEKCGKPMVYKLGRFGKFLACSGFPDCRNTKPIVKDIGVTCPKCNEGKVVERRSKKGRVFYGCDQYPGCDFVSWDRPSIKPCPACGSWMVEKRNKQGTKLQCTSCDHTEAVLESDELAE from the coding sequence ATGGCGGATACATTAGTCATTGTCGAATCGCCTGCCAAAGCGAAGACAATCGGCAAATATTTAGGCAGTAAATATATTGTAAAGGCGTCTATGGGGCATATCAGAGATTTGCCGAAGAGTCAGATTGGCGTAGAGGTGGAGAATGACTTCAGTCCCAAGTACATCACGATCCGCGGTAAGGGTTCAATTCTGAAGGAACTTAAAGACGCCAGAAAAAAAGTGAAAAAAGTTTATCTGGCGGCTGACCCGGACCGCGAAGGGGAAGCAATTGCCTGGCATCTGGCGCATGCGCTGGATCTGGATAACACCGAGGAGTGCCGGGTTGTTTTTAACGAAATTACGAAGCAGGCGGTCAAGGATGCCTTCAAGACTCCGCGCAAAATCAATATGGATCTGGTTAATGCGCAGCAGGCCCGGCGTATTCTGGACCGGCTGGTAGGCTATAAGATCAGCCCTTTATTATGGAAGAAAGTCAAAAAGGGCCTGTCAGCCGGCCGGGTGCAATCGGTTGCGGTTAAAATCATAATGGACCGTGAGAATGAAATTTCGGCATTTGTCCCGACTGAATACTGGAGCATCACTGCGAAGCTGGGTATCAAGGGCACTGATTTTGAAGCGAAGTTTCATAAGCTGAACGGCGCGAAAAAAGAGCTGGGTAAGGAAAGTGACGTCCAGGAGGTTCTGGAGGTTATCAAGAATGCGGACTTCAGAGTAGCCGAGGTAAAGGAAAAGGAAAGACAGCGTCATCCTTCCGCACCGTTTACAACAAGCTCGCTTCAGCAGGAGGCTGCCCGTAAGCTTGGCTTCCGCGCTGCCAAAACGATGTCCGTGGCCCAGCAATTGTATGAAGGCGTTGAGCTAGGCAAAGAGGGTACAGTCGGTCTGATCACCTACATGCGTACTGACTCAACACGTATTTCCACAACGGCCCAGGATGAGGCGAAAGAACTGATTCTGGGTAAGTATGGTGAAAAATTCATTCCCGAAACGCCCCGCCAGTATTCCAAAAAAGCAGCAGGGGCGCAGGATGCGCATGAAGCGATCCGCCCGACCTCTGCACTGCGGGAGCCTGAACTCGTCAAGGAATACATGAGCCGGGATCAATTCCGCCTGTATAAGCTGATTTGGGAGCGCTTCGTCTCCAGTCAGATGTCCTCGGCCCTTCTCGATACCCTCTCGGTAGATATTACTGCGGGAACAGCCATATTCCGGGCTGTAGGCTCCAAGGTATCCTTCCCCGGCTTTATGAAGGTTTATGTGGAAGGCAACGATGACGGAACGACGGATGAGGAGAAATTCCTTCCGCCGCTGAAGGCTGGCGACGAGCTCGACAAGCAGGCCATTGAACCTAAGCAGCACTTTACCCAGCCGCCGCCGCGTTACACGGAAGCACGCCTGGTCAAAACGATGGAAGAGCTGGGCATAGGCCGTCCGAGTACGTATGCCCCTACACTGGAAACAATCCAGAAACGCGGCTATGTGGCGATCGAAGAGAAAAAATTCATGCCGACAGAGCTGGGCGAGCTGATTATAGAGCAAATGGAGCAATTCTTCCCGGAAATCCTTGATGTGGAGTTCACTGCTCACATGGAGGGGGACCTTGACCACGTCGAGGAAGGGGCAGAGGATTGGGTCAGAGTGTTGGCCGGATTCTACGAATCCTTTGAGAAGCGGCTGGAGTTTGCCGAGGAAGAAATGAAGGAAATTGAAATTGAAGATGAAGTATCGGATGAGCTCTGCGAGAAATGCGGCAAACCTATGGTGTATAAGCTTGGCCGGTTCGGCAAGTTCCTGGCCTGCTCCGGCTTCCCGGACTGCCGTAATACCAAGCCGATTGTAAAGGACATTGGGGTTACCTGTCCTAAGTGTAACGAAGGCAAGGTCGTGGAGCGCCGCAGTAAAAAAGGACGGGTGTTCTATGGGTGTGACCAGTACCCTGGCTGTGATTTTGTTTCCTGGGACCGTCCGTCCATTAAACCATGTCCTGCTTGCGGATCGTGGATGGTGGAAAAGCGCAACAAGCAAGGAACCAAGCTGCAATGCACTTCCTGTGATCACACGGAAGCAGTGCTTGAAAGCGATGAATTAGCAGAATAA
- the flgC gene encoding flagellar basal body rod protein FlgC produces MNFGSSFGISASALTAQRLRMDVISSNIANAETTRASVVDGKAVPYKRKLVVLGTEQNNSFSNILNSKMNGGSGTEGVKVQSIIEDASPLKPVYNPSHPDADAEGYVFMPNVDLTKEMVDMLSASRSYEANVTMLNASKAMVSKALEIGK; encoded by the coding sequence GTGAACTTTGGTAGCAGCTTTGGAATCAGTGCCTCTGCCTTGACTGCGCAGCGGCTTCGGATGGACGTGATTTCCTCTAACATTGCAAACGCTGAAACGACCAGGGCTTCGGTAGTTGACGGTAAGGCTGTTCCGTATAAGCGCAAGCTTGTCGTGCTTGGAACCGAGCAGAACAACAGCTTTTCCAATATTCTGAATTCCAAGATGAATGGCGGCAGCGGGACCGAGGGTGTGAAGGTGCAGTCTATTATTGAGGATGCTTCGCCTTTGAAGCCCGTCTATAATCCGAGCCATCCGGATGCGGATGCAGAAGGATATGTCTTTATGCCTAACGTCGATCTGACTAAAGAGATGGTAGACATGCTGTCTGCCTCCCGTTCTTATGAAGCTAATGTAACGATGCTTAATGCATCCAAGGCTATGGTAAGCAAAGCGCTCGAGATAGGGAAGTAG
- the fliF gene encoding flagellar basal-body MS-ring/collar protein FliF, giving the protein MNERFAQYKEKVNEYWNRFSGKQKILFFSTLSIIIVIIVVLTVQLSKTEYEVAFRDLDSTDSAGVMAYLDSAGIPYQLSPDGRSISVPSTQANRIKVDIGSQGIVQEGSIGYKVFDESSSMIGTTDSEFDVKYNNALNGEIEQLMRRMQGIKDVKVLITLPKETVFAAQEGQEQAYASIVLSFDPGFRPTQDNIDGYFNLVKTGVPNLPVDNITITSNETELMPSARGGQAGISSQVEENFALQKKFEDEVKKNVKQFLSTLTGPDKVDVLVFSKLNFDKENRTENLVTPVDTENIRGIEISSQIISNTYSGESNGTGGVAGTGSEDVAGYPSGADTGTTTSEESSETRNFEVNRITKDIIASPYTVKDLTINVAVEPPAGQETLDEATSDAIQNILVNIVGASLADSGVAYTDEELDNKVFVYSQQFGSSTAAASAGGLPTWMIWAIGAAALLVGAGGGFLIYRSRKNKQEEEVEEDIPLQVPTEFPSINLESVTNESQVRKQLESLAKKKPDEFVNLLRTWLADEQR; this is encoded by the coding sequence GTGAATGAAAGATTTGCCCAATACAAAGAGAAAGTAAACGAGTATTGGAACAGATTTAGCGGTAAACAAAAAATATTATTTTTCTCTACTCTCTCTATCATTATCGTAATAATCGTAGTTTTGACGGTGCAGCTTTCGAAGACGGAATATGAAGTGGCATTTCGGGATTTGGACAGTACTGACTCCGCCGGAGTTATGGCCTACCTGGATTCTGCGGGAATTCCTTACCAGCTGAGTCCGGATGGCAGAAGCATTTCAGTTCCAAGCACCCAGGCTAACCGTATTAAGGTGGATATCGGATCTCAGGGGATTGTTCAGGAGGGCTCAATCGGATACAAGGTTTTTGATGAATCCTCATCTATGATTGGTACAACAGACAGCGAGTTTGATGTTAAATACAATAACGCGCTGAACGGTGAGATTGAGCAGCTGATGAGACGGATGCAGGGAATTAAGGATGTTAAAGTATTAATTACTCTCCCGAAAGAAACTGTTTTTGCGGCCCAGGAAGGCCAAGAGCAGGCTTATGCGTCCATTGTGCTTTCTTTTGATCCGGGTTTCAGGCCGACACAGGATAATATCGATGGATACTTTAATTTAGTTAAGACCGGTGTCCCGAATTTACCTGTTGATAACATCACGATCACCAGTAACGAGACTGAATTAATGCCTTCAGCCAGAGGCGGACAAGCCGGAATATCCAGCCAGGTGGAAGAGAACTTTGCCCTTCAAAAGAAATTTGAAGACGAAGTCAAAAAGAATGTAAAACAATTTCTCAGTACGCTGACAGGCCCTGATAAAGTGGATGTTCTGGTATTCTCCAAACTCAACTTTGACAAGGAAAACCGTACGGAAAACCTAGTCACGCCTGTGGATACGGAAAATATCCGGGGAATCGAGATAAGCTCACAGATTATCAGCAATACCTATTCGGGTGAGAGTAACGGCACTGGTGGAGTTGCAGGTACAGGGTCGGAAGATGTCGCAGGTTATCCTTCGGGGGCGGATACAGGCACCACTACTTCTGAGGAATCTTCGGAGACCAGAAACTTTGAAGTGAACCGTATTACTAAGGATATTATTGCAAGCCCATATACTGTTAAAGATTTAACCATTAATGTCGCGGTTGAACCACCTGCCGGACAAGAAACTTTGGATGAGGCTACCTCGGACGCAATTCAGAATATTCTGGTTAATATTGTGGGCGCGTCACTTGCAGATTCAGGAGTTGCTTATACTGACGAGGAATTGGACAATAAAGTCTTTGTTTACTCGCAGCAATTTGGAAGTAGTACGGCTGCAGCAAGCGCGGGCGGGCTGCCGACATGGATGATCTGGGCAATTGGAGCAGCGGCGCTGCTAGTCGGTGCCGGCGGAGGCTTCTTGATCTACCGGAGCCGCAAGAATAAGCAAGAGGAAGAAGTGGAAGAAGACATTCCGCTACAGGTTCCTACTGAATTCCCGTCCATTAACTTGGAGAGCGTGACGAATGAAAGTCAGGTTCGCAAGCAACTGGAAAGCCTGGCGAAGAAGAAGCCGGATGAATTCGTAAACCTGCTGCGTACATGGCTTGCAGACGAACAGAGGTGA
- the trmFO gene encoding FADH(2)-oxidizing methylenetetrahydrofolate--tRNA-(uracil(54)-C(5))-methyltransferase TrmFO, with the protein MKDTAKVTVIGAGLAGSEAAWQIASSGVPVRLYEMRPVVKTPAHHTDQFAELVCSNSLRANGLGNAVGVLKEEMRRLNSLVLGAADRHAVPAGGALAVDRDGFSGEITRTLHDHPLVEVINEELTQLPEEGIVVIATGPLTSPALSSEIKALLGEEYFYFYDAAAPIVEKDSIDMSKVYLASRYDKGEAAYLNCPMNEEEFERFYDALITAETAALKDFEKEIYFEGCMPIEIMMKRGKQTALFGPMKPVGLVNPHTGKLPYAVVQLRQDNAAGTLYNLVGFQTHLKWGEQKRVFSMIPGLENAEYVRYGVMHRNTFINSPKLLHPTYQMKGHERLFFAGQMTGVEGYVESAASGMIAGINAARAAQGQEGLVFPEDSVLGSMPAYITSADPKHFQPMNANFGLLPKLPNKIRNKKEKNELLAHRALDSLADFASRTGLEYKETVTVEQDQS; encoded by the coding sequence TTGAAAGACACAGCAAAAGTAACAGTAATCGGCGCGGGCCTTGCCGGCAGTGAGGCTGCCTGGCAGATTGCCTCAAGCGGGGTTCCGGTCAGACTATATGAAATGAGACCGGTGGTTAAAACACCGGCGCACCATACCGACCAGTTTGCCGAGCTGGTATGCAGCAATTCGCTGCGGGCGAACGGGCTTGGCAATGCAGTAGGTGTACTGAAGGAGGAAATGCGGCGTCTTAACTCGCTGGTACTCGGAGCAGCCGACCGTCATGCGGTCCCGGCCGGCGGTGCGCTGGCAGTTGACCGTGACGGGTTCTCGGGAGAGATCACCCGTACGCTGCACGACCATCCGCTCGTGGAGGTTATAAATGAAGAGCTGACGCAGCTGCCTGAGGAAGGGATTGTCGTAATTGCCACCGGTCCCTTGACCTCCCCGGCTCTTTCTTCCGAGATCAAGGCACTGCTTGGGGAAGAGTACTTCTACTTCTATGATGCGGCAGCTCCAATTGTTGAGAAGGACAGCATTGATATGAGTAAGGTATATCTGGCTTCCCGGTACGATAAGGGAGAAGCAGCCTATTTAAACTGTCCGATGAATGAAGAGGAGTTTGAACGGTTTTATGATGCGCTTATTACAGCTGAAACTGCAGCATTAAAGGATTTTGAGAAGGAAATTTATTTCGAAGGCTGCATGCCGATTGAAATCATGATGAAGCGCGGCAAACAGACAGCGCTGTTCGGACCGATGAAACCGGTTGGACTCGTTAACCCCCATACAGGCAAGCTGCCTTATGCAGTTGTTCAGCTGCGCCAGGATAATGCCGCAGGCACACTGTACAATCTGGTAGGCTTCCAGACCCATCTGAAATGGGGCGAGCAAAAACGCGTATTCTCAATGATTCCGGGCCTGGAGAATGCTGAATATGTCCGTTACGGCGTAATGCACCGCAACACCTTTATTAATTCTCCTAAGCTGCTTCATCCTACCTACCAGATGAAGGGTCACGAAAGGCTGTTCTTCGCGGGACAGATGACGGGCGTTGAAGGCTATGTGGAATCCGCCGCATCCGGTATGATTGCCGGAATTAATGCAGCCAGAGCCGCTCAGGGTCAAGAGGGACTAGTCTTTCCTGAGGATAGTGTGCTGGGCAGCATGCCAGCCTATATCACTTCTGCTGATCCGAAGCACTTCCAGCCGATGAATGCCAACTTCGGGCTGCTGCCGAAGCTGCCGAATAAAATCCGCAACAAAAAAGAAAAAAATGAGCTACTTGCCCACCGGGCACTGGATAGCCTGGCTGACTTTGCAAGCCGGACAGGCCTGGAATATAAAGAAACCGTGACAGTGGAGCAGGACCAGTCATAA
- the flgB gene encoding flagellar basal body rod protein FlgB, producing the protein MGLLNSVSFQRLQGGLAAATKRQSVLANNIANADTPGFKRSDVSFESLLAGQENGLKPTLGAKITDSRHFQFGYVSAVPSAVVSTDASISMNNNDNNVDMDREMALSAENQLRYNSYIEQLNSQITMMRTVVQGG; encoded by the coding sequence ATGGGTTTGCTGAACAGTGTCAGTTTTCAGAGATTACAGGGAGGCCTTGCTGCCGCCACTAAACGACAAAGTGTCCTGGCCAACAACATCGCTAATGCGGACACACCGGGATTTAAACGCTCAGATGTTTCATTTGAAAGTTTACTTGCCGGGCAGGAGAATGGATTGAAGCCGACACTTGGTGCGAAGATAACTGATTCTCGCCACTTCCAATTCGGGTACGTTTCCGCTGTACCATCTGCTGTCGTGAGTACAGATGCATCAATATCGATGAATAACAACGACAATAATGTGGATATGGACCGCGAGATGGCGCTCAGCGCCGAGAACCAGCTAAGATACAACTCGTATATCGAACAGTTAAACAGTCAGATTACTATGATGCGTACAGTTGTGCAGGGAGGGTAA
- the hslU gene encoding ATP-dependent protease ATPase subunit HslU yields the protein MVNQSLTPRQIVAELDKYIVGQKQAKKSVAVALRNRYRRSKLSDELRDEIVPKNILMIGPTGVGKTEIARRLAKLVNAPFIKVEATKFTEVGYVGRDVESMVRDLVETSIRMVKLERTEKVKDRAEELANERIVSILAPSSSKNKSQRNPFEMIFGGNNAGPEDTKDEPEDGSLSERRRGIKFKLLAGQLEEDIIEIDVEDTSPTMLDMFAGQGNDQMGMNMQEMFGNLLPKRTKKRKLPIKEARKVLIQDEAAKLIDMDDVIQESVARAEQSGIIFIDEIDKVASQGKGSGPDVSREGVQRDILPIVEGSTVMTKYGPVKTDYVLFIAAGAFHIAKPSDLIPELQGRFPIRVELSSLTLDDFVSILTEPQNALTKQYVNLLKTENIEIQFKDEAIQEIARIAASVNQNMENIGARRLHTILEKLLEDLSFEAPELTLETMVITPEYVREKLAGIAQDRDLSQYIL from the coding sequence ATGGTGAATCAATCGCTCACACCACGCCAGATCGTCGCTGAACTTGATAAATATATCGTAGGCCAGAAGCAGGCTAAGAAATCGGTGGCTGTTGCCCTGCGCAACCGTTACCGCCGCAGCAAGCTGAGTGATGAGCTGCGCGATGAAATTGTTCCTAAAAACATCCTGATGATCGGACCTACCGGTGTCGGCAAAACCGAGATTGCCCGCCGGCTGGCCAAGCTGGTCAATGCCCCGTTCATTAAGGTAGAGGCTACTAAGTTCACCGAGGTAGGTTATGTGGGCCGCGACGTGGAATCTATGGTCCGGGATCTGGTTGAAACCTCCATCCGGATGGTCAAGCTTGAACGGACGGAGAAGGTGAAGGACCGTGCCGAAGAGCTGGCTAACGAACGGATCGTCTCGATTCTGGCTCCTTCATCCTCGAAGAACAAATCCCAGCGCAACCCGTTCGAAATGATCTTCGGCGGGAATAACGCGGGACCGGAAGACACAAAGGATGAGCCGGAGGACGGAAGCCTGAGCGAACGCCGCCGCGGGATCAAGTTTAAGCTGCTTGCAGGCCAGCTGGAGGAGGACATTATTGAGATAGATGTGGAGGATACCTCACCAACGATGCTCGATATGTTTGCCGGCCAGGGAAATGACCAGATGGGCATGAATATGCAGGAGATGTTTGGTAATCTGCTGCCTAAGCGTACGAAAAAACGCAAGCTGCCAATTAAGGAAGCACGCAAGGTGCTGATTCAGGATGAGGCTGCCAAGCTGATTGACATGGATGATGTGATCCAGGAATCGGTTGCCCGGGCAGAGCAGTCCGGTATTATTTTTATCGATGAAATTGATAAGGTAGCCAGCCAGGGTAAGGGATCAGGACCTGATGTCTCCCGTGAAGGCGTGCAAAGGGATATACTGCCTATCGTCGAGGGCTCTACAGTAATGACCAAATACGGTCCTGTGAAGACAGACTACGTGCTGTTCATTGCAGCCGGGGCATTTCATATCGCCAAGCCCTCTGACCTCATTCCGGAGCTGCAGGGCCGCTTTCCGATCCGTGTGGAGCTGAGCAGTCTTACACTCGATGATTTTGTATCCATCCTGACCGAGCCGCAGAATGCACTTACCAAGCAATATGTTAATCTGCTTAAGACAGAGAATATTGAAATCCAGTTCAAGGATGAGGCGATTCAGGAGATTGCCAGAATTGCTGCTTCTGTTAACCAGAACATGGAGAACATCGGTGCGCGGCGTCTGCATACAATCCTGGAAAAGCTGCTGGAGGACCTTTCTTTTGAAGCGCCTGAGCTGACACTGGAGACTATGGTGATTACACCGGAGTATGTTCGCGAAAAACTGGCAGGAATCGCGCAGGACCGCGATTTGAGTCAATATATTCTATAA
- the hslV gene encoding ATP-dependent protease subunit HslV codes for MLPSFHATTICAVRHNGHAAIAGDGQVTFGESVIMKTTAKKVRRLYRGQVIAGFAGSVADAITLFEKFEGKLEEHHGNLQRSAVELAKDWRQDRILRKLEALMIVMDKEGMLLISGNGEIIEPDDDVLAIGSGGNFALASGRALKRHAPNLSAAEIAREALQIASEICVYTNSNIIVEQL; via the coding sequence ATGTTACCCAGCTTTCATGCAACTACCATCTGTGCCGTGAGACATAACGGCCATGCCGCGATCGCAGGCGACGGCCAGGTCACTTTCGGTGAAAGTGTAATTATGAAGACGACTGCCAAAAAGGTGCGCCGGCTGTACAGAGGACAAGTTATCGCCGGCTTTGCGGGTTCCGTAGCCGATGCCATTACCCTGTTTGAGAAGTTTGAGGGCAAGCTGGAGGAGCATCATGGCAACCTGCAGCGTTCAGCGGTTGAGCTCGCAAAGGATTGGCGGCAGGACCGCATTCTGCGCAAGCTGGAGGCGCTTATGATCGTCATGGACAAGGAAGGCATGCTGCTTATTTCCGGTAACGGAGAGATTATTGAGCCGGATGATGATGTGCTCGCCATCGGTTCAGGGGGGAACTTTGCCCTGGCATCAGGACGGGCGCTTAAGCGCCATGCACCAAATCTGAGTGCAGCTGAGATTGCGAGGGAAGCGCTTCAGATCGCATCCGAGATTTGTGTATATACCAATTCCAATATTATCGTTGAACAATTGTAG